The window GCACGTTCAAAGTCATCAACCACAGAAAGTAAACCAATCAACACTTTTTCACCTCCACTTTTTATAAGGTCGGCCTTTTCTTTAATTGTACGTTTACGATAATTATCGTATTCGGCCATTAAACGAACATACGAATCTTTTAACTGAGCCAACTCGTCTGCCTCATTGTCAGTTTCTACAGTGTTTTCTTCTTGAGTTGTATCCTCTTCTTGTTGTTTTGACACTTCATCTATAAGATTGTCAGTCAAGTTGTCGTTGTTTTCGACTTTCTTTTCTTGTTCTTTTTTGTCCATAATATTGTTATTATTTAGTTTATCTTTTATCTATCAACTATTTACAAACAAAAGGATAAACAATAATGTTGTTTGCTTACGCTTATAAACAAACAAAAAGTTTGCCAAAGCAAGAAGAGTAACAATATTTTCTCTTAACTTTGCATTATGAATATTATAAGCATGAAAAAATATAGTTTATTATTTGTTGTAGCATTGATTATCGTTAGTTGTAACGACGAAGAAAAAGCAGCTAAAGAATTACTTAACGAAGCTAAAGCTTTATACGAGAACACAGAATATGGCTCGGCAAAATTAAAATTAGATAAGATTAAAGAAGACTATCCTAAAGAGCTTGAAATACGCAAAGAAGCTTTAAGTCTTAACCGAGAGATAGAAATTAAAGAACAACAAAGAAATATTGCTTATTGCGACAGTATGATTATTGTTCGCAATAAAGAAGCTAAAGCTATGCTCCCTCAGTTTGCTTTTGTTAAAACTGAATACGATAATGTAGGTCGATACTATTACAAAGAGTTTAACCCT of the Dysgonomonadaceae bacterium PH5-43 genome contains:
- a CDS encoding molecular chaperone GrpE (product_source=KO:K03687; cath_funfam=2.30.22.10,3.90.20.20; cog=COG0576; ko=KO:K03687; pfam=PF01025; superfamily=51064,58014) translates to MDKKEQEKKVENNDNLTDNLIDEVSKQQEEDTTQEENTVETDNEADELAQLKDSYVRLMAEYDNYRKRTIKEKADLIKSGGEKVLIGLLSVVDDFERALDNINKTDDINGLKEGVELIHSKFINFLQQNGVKAMQTVGEPFNEDLFEAVAMVPAQDKEQEGMVIDDVQKGYTLNDKVIRYAKVVVAN